From a region of the Tursiops truncatus isolate mTurTru1 chromosome 2, mTurTru1.mat.Y, whole genome shotgun sequence genome:
- the BDKRB2 gene encoding LOW QUALITY PROTEIN: B2 bradykinin receptor (The sequence of the model RefSeq protein was modified relative to this genomic sequence to represent the inferred CDS: inserted 1 base in 1 codon), protein MFNVTLQALEPALNGTPPQSSSCVHSDWWSSLNTIQPPFLWVLFILAALENAFVLSVFCLHRSSCTVAEVYLGNLAAADLLLACGLPFWAITIANNFDWLFGEVLCRVVNTVLYMNLYSSICFLMLVSIDRYLALVKTMSMGRMRGVRWARLYSLVIWGCSLFLSLPMLVFRTMREYGAEGHNVTACIIIYPSRSWEVFTNSLLNSVGFLLPLSVITFCTVHIIRVLRNNEMQKFKEIQTERKATVLVLAVLLLFVVCWLPFQLSTFLDTLQRLGILSSCWDEHVVDVFTQIASYVAYSNSCLNPLVYVIVGKSFRKKSREVYGRLCRQGCCGAEPSQTEASMGTLRTSIXVERQIHKLS, encoded by the exons ATGTTCAACGTCACCTTGCAAGCCCTTGAACCTGCTCTCAACGGGACCCCTCCCCAGAGCAGCAGCTGCGTCCACTCCGACTGGTGGAGCTCGCTGAACACCATCCAGCCCCCCTTCCTCTGGGTCCTCTTCATACTGGCAGCTCTCGAGAACGCCTTCGTCCTCAGCGTCTTCTGCCTGCACAGGAGCAGCTGCACGGTGGCGGAGGTCTACCTGGGCAATCTGGCCGCGGCCGACCTGCTCTTGGCCTGCGGGCTGCCCTTCTGGGCCATCACCATCGCCAACAACTTCGACTGGCTCTTTGGGGAAGTCCTCTGCCGCGTGGTGAACACCGTGCTCTACATGAATCTCTACAGCAGCATCTGCTTCCTCATGCTGGTGAGCATTGACCGCTACCTGGCCCTGGTGAAGACCATGTCCATGGGCCGGATGCGCGGGGTGCGCTGGGCCAGACTCTACAGCCTGGTGATCTGGGGCTGCTCACTCTTCCTGAGCTTGCCCATGCTGGTCTTCCGGACCATGCGGGAGTACGGGGCCGAGGGCCACAACGTCACCGCCTGCATCATCATCTACCCGTCCCGCAGCTGGGAGGTCTTCACCAACAGCCTCCTGAACTCCGTGGGCTTCCTGCTGCCCCTGAGCGTCATCACCTTCTGCACCGTGCACATCATACGCGTGCTGCGCAACAACGAGATGCAGAAGTTCAAGGAGATCCAGACGGAGAGGAAAGCCACTGTGCTGGTCCTGGCCGTGCTGCTACTGTTCGTCGTCTGCTGGCTGCCCTTCCAGCTCAGCACCTTCCTGGACACGCTGCAGCGCCTCGGCATCCTCTCCAGCTGCTGGGACGAGCACGTGGTCGACGTCTTCACGCAGATCGCGTCCTACGTGGCCTATAGCAACAGCTGCCTCAACCCGCTGGTGTACGTGATCGTGGGCAAGAGCTTCCGCAAGAAGTCGCGGGAGGTGTACGGGCGGCTGTGCCGGCAAGGGTGCTGCGGGGCAGAGCCCAGCCAGACGGAGGCCTCCATGGGCACACTGCGGACCTCCA TAGTGGAACGCCAGATTCACAAACTGTCGTAG
- the BDKRB1 gene encoding LOW QUALITY PROTEIN: B1 bradykinin receptor (The sequence of the model RefSeq protein was modified relative to this genomic sequence to represent the inferred CDS: substituted 1 base at 1 genomic stop codon), with amino-acid sequence MASWTLLEFQSSNQSQLPPPNATSCDSAQEAWDLLHRVLPTFIITICFCGLLGNLFVLSIFLLARRRLNAAEIYLANLAASDLVFILGLPFWAENIWKEFNWPFGALLCRVVNGVIKANLFISIFLVVAISQDRYRVLVHPMASRRRRRRRWAQATCVLIWAMGGLLSIPTFLLRSVQAVPELNISACVLLYPSEAWPFARMVELNVLGFLLPLVAIVFFNCHILAALRGRGQVRKTRHGGPTDGKTTALILLLVAAFLLCWTPYHFFAFLEFLLEVRAVRGCFWENFTDLGLQWANFFAFMNSCLNPVIYVFLGRLFRTKVWELYKRCIPRXLTPISTSHRKEILQLFWQN; translated from the coding sequence ATGGCCTCCTGGACCCTCCTGGAGTTCCAGTCCTCCAACCAGAGCCAGCTCCCGCCTCCAAATGCCACGTCCTGCGACAGTGCTCAGGAAGCCTGGGACCTGCTGCATAGAGTCTTACCCACATTTATCATCACCATCTGCTTCTGTGGGTTGCTGGGAAACCTCTTTGTGCTGTCCATCTTTCTCTTGGCCCGACGGCGTCTGAACGCGGCAGAAATCTACCTGGCCAACCTGGCGGCTTCCGACCTGGTGTTCATCTTGGGCTTGCCCTTCTGGGCAGAGAACATCTGGAAGGAATTCAACTGGCCTTTTGGAGCCCTCCTCTGCCGCGTGGTCAACGGTGTCATCAAGGCCAATCTCTTCATCAGCATCTTCCTGGTGGTGGCCATCAGCCAGGACCGCTACCGCGTGCTGGTGCACCCCATGGCCAGCCGGAGGCGGCGGCGACGGCGGTGGGCTCAGGCCACCTGCGTGCTCATCTGGGCCATGGGGGGCCTCCTAAGTATCCCCACGTTCCTGCTGCGCTCCGTCCAAGCTGTCCCGGAACTGAACATCTCCGCCTGTGTGTTGCTGTACCCCAGCGAGGCCTGGCCCTTTGCAAGGATGGTGGAGTTAAACGTGCTGGGGTTCCTCCTCCCACTGGTTGCAATTGTCTTCTTCAATTGTCACATCCTGGCAGCCCTGCGAGGGCGGGGGCAGGTCAGAAAGACAAGGCACGGGGGGCCCACGGATGGCAAGACCACGGCCCTGATCCTCTTGCTTGTGGCTGCCTTCCTGCTCTGCTGGACCCCCTACCACTTCTTTGCCTTCCTGGAATTCCTGCTCGAGGTGCGGGCTGTCAGAGGCTGCTTCTGGGAGAATTTCACCGACCTGGGCCTGCAATGGGCCAACTTCTTTGCTTTCATGAACAGCTGCCTGAATCCAGTGATTTATGTCTTTTTGGGCCGGCTTTTCAGGACCAAGGTCTGGGAACTTTATAAACGATGCATCCCTAGATGACTGACTCCAATATCCACGTCCCATAGAAAAGAAATCCTTCAACTTTTCTGGCAGAATTAA